The genomic interval GACCTACACCTCGGAGGCCGCCCACCACGGCGTGTCCATCGTGCTCGAGAACGGCACCCTGCTCACCACCGTCGGCGACGAAGCCACCCGCACCGGCGCGGTCGCCCTCACCTCCGCCGGCGACCAGTGGGACGAGATTGCCTCCAACAGCCAGTGTCCCGGCATCCACGGTGAAGGAACGGCCGCCGACGAGGCGGTCATCTTCGGTTGTGAGAACGGCGCCCTGTTGTTCAAGGACGGAAAGTTCCAGAAGTTCACCGCCCCGGACACGTACGGGCGGATGGGAAACGCCTACGTCTCCGGGACCAGCCCGATCGTCGTCGGTGACTACAAGGACGACCCCGACGCCGAGGGCTACCTGCTCAACGCGGTGACCCTGATCGACACCGCGAAGAGTGAGTACGAGGTCGTCCGGCTCCCGCAGAACGTGCAGTACACCTTCCGCGACGTGGCCCGCGGCCCCGACGACCTGGCCTACATCCTGTCCACCGACGGCTCGATCCACGTGCTCGACCCCGAAACCGGCAAGCTGGTGAACGAGTTCCCCGTCGTCGACGCGTGGGAGGGCCCGGTCGAGTGGCAGGATGCCCACCCCGCCATCATCGCGAACGGCGACATCGCCTACGTCACCGAGCCGGCCAAGAAGGCGGTACACGCAGTCGACCTGAAGACCGGCGAGAAAACTGCTTCGGTCACGCTCGATCAGACGCCCAACGAGATCGCCGCCGCTCTCGGCACGGACTGATTCCTCAGTGGTAGGGGCGGTGGCCACGAATGTCCGCGGCGGGTGGGCGTGCTTGCTCATTCGTGGTCACCGCGCGCGGAGCCTGCGGGCTCAACTGGCTACTGCATCATGACCCAGGTCGGCACCGGCTCGGTCAGCTTCGCCGCCACCTTCCAGCCCGCCCGCTCGTACATCGTCACGTTCTGCGCAGTGGATGTCTCCAGGTAGGCGGGAAGTTTCTCTGCGGCAGCACGCTCGAGACCGGCCCGCATGACCGCCCGCCCGTATCCCTTGCCCCGGTGATCGGGGTGGGTACCCAGCACCCCGAGGTACCAGAAGGGAGTGCTCGGCAGGGCTGCGTGCACGGCCTCGTCGTAGGCGCGCATGCGGGCCGCGGCCGGCCCGGGCAGATCCAGCGATCCCGTAGCGGGGGTGTTCGGCGGCTCCCAGACGGCCACGGACAGAGCGTCGCCGGCCATCCAGATCGAACCCCTCGACACCCGCTTGTCGAAGAGGTGACCGAAGAAGGCCCGCGCTCCGGGCGGATACTCCTCCGGCGCGGGAAACAGCATGCGCAGCACCGGGTCGGCCTCAAAAGCAGCCACCAGCGTACGGACGATGTGGGCGCGGTGGGCGGGCGTCGCGACGGTGATCACGGGAGACACCCGATCGACGGGCTCGAGCCGGCGCCGAACGATGCCCGGGCCGACGGTAGGTGGTTGACCTGCGCGGCCACCGGGCCGTCACGTTCACCGGTTTTCCGGGCGACCTGGCCCGCCGTCTCGAGGTCCATGCCCGAAGTTTAATCCGGTGCATCGGGAGAGTCGGCCACCTCCTACACCGATGCTCTCGGAGCTTGGCTGTTCGTCGACGCGACCTCCCCTGCCCCGCCCCGAGAGCGGTTGAGGGTGGCGGTGAGACTGCCACCCGACTGGTGGCGCCGGAGGTGCCAGGACCTGCACGGCGGCTGCGCACGCTGCGGCAGGCTCCTGCCACCGGCTGTCCGGTTGGTGCCGTGCCGTGGGGATCGCGCATCGGCGGTGTCCGGATTGCACTAGTTCCCATGCGGTCAACGAACGTCTCCACGAGTGACGTCTTCACAGCGTCAGTGCGTTTCCGGGTGCTGGGCCCCCTCGAGGTCGACGTCGACGGTGTCACGGTTCCTCTGGGCGCCGTGAAACAGCAACTCGCCCTGGCGGTACTGCTGAGCCGGGCGAACGCCGTCACCTCGATGGACCTGCTCGTCGACAGTCTCTGGGCCGATGCGCCACCCCGCACCGCGCGTAAGAACCTGCAGGTGTACGTGGCCGGGATCCGCAAGCTGCTGGGCAGCGCCGACGATCACCGGATCCGGTTCGGTATCGGCGGGTACCGGCTGAAGGCCGAAGCCGCCGAGCTCGACGCCCTGCAGTTCACCACGCTGGTGGCGGCGGGGCGACGGGCCGCCGTCGAGGAGGGGCCGGCCGCGGCGGCGGGTCTGCTGCGCTCGGCGCTGGACCTGTGGCGAGGGCCGGTGCTCGAAGGGCTGACCACCGTGCCGGTGCTGGCGGAGTACGCCGAACAGCTGGATCGTCTGTTCCCGGCGGCCTTCGAGGACTGGGCCGACGCGGAGCTGGCGGACGGCAACGCCGCCAAGGTGGTCGACGAGATCTGCACGACCGCCGCACGCTATGCCTTCCGGGAGCGACTGCGGGGCCTGCAGATGAGGGCTCTGGGGCATTGCGAGCGGCAGGGCGAGGCGCTGGCGGTGTTCGACGAGCTGCGCCAGAGCCTGGCCCGCGAACTGGGCCTCCAGCCCGGGGCCGCCCTCCAGCAGCTCTACCGCCGGGTGCTCGACGGTGATCCGGTGGACGATGCCGCCGCGTGGAGCGTGCGGACCCCCCGACGCGTGCCGCCTCCGCTGGCGCTGCCACCGGATCTTCCTGATTTTGTCGGCCGGGACGCCGAGACCGATGATCTGACCGGGGTTCTGACCGGGGGTGGCGATCCGATCGCGCTGGTGCGGGGGCCGGTCGGGGCGGGAAAGACCGCGGTGGCGGTCCATGTCGCGCATCGGCTGGCCGATCGCTTTCCGCACGGGCGGATCATGGTCCGGCTGCGGTTCGACGACGGTTCGCCCCGGCCGCCGGTGAGCGTGCTGAGCGAGGTGCTGCGGCGGGTGGGGGCCGAGCTCCCGCCGCGCGCGGCCGGCCCGCTGGACACCATCGAGGCGCTGGGGCAGGCCTGGCAGGACTGGGCGCGCAAGCGGAGGGTACTGCTGGTGGTCGACGGCGCGGGCCTGCTCGCGCCGCCCCCGCCCGGCCTCCTGCCGGTCTCGGGTCCGGGGGCGGCCCTGGTCACCGGGCGTCCCTGGGGAGGTCAGGCGGCGTCCGCCGTCCCGATCGAGTTGGCGCCCCTGACCGTGGCAGAGGCGGTCGAGCTGATCACTGCCCTGATCGGTGCCTCCCGGGTCGCCGCCGATCGTCCTGCCGCGCAGCGGCTCGTGATCGCCGCCGGGCTGTGGCCGGCCGCCGTCCGCGCGGCGGGCCTCAAACTGCGCCGCCTGCGGCACCTGCCCTTGGCCGAGTTCGCCGACCGGCTGGGCGAAACCGGCCGATTGCTGCCCGAGCTGAGCGGGAGCGAGGCCGACCTGGGCCGTCTGGTCGAGGCCGACCTGACCGATCTGGGTGCCCCCGAGCGCGCGGCTCTGCACCAGCTGGGGCACCTGCCCGCCGGATCGTTCTCGCTCACCGAGGCGGCCGGGCTCCTGGACACCGACCCGGCCACGGCCCTGCACCTGCTCGAGGCGCTCATCGAGCACGACCTGATCACGCCACCGACGGCCGAGGTGAGCGCCCACGCGGTCCGCTACGAAATCCCATTCCTGATAGCCTCTTTCGTTCGTTCGAGGACCGACCCCGGCCTCCTCTCGTCATCAACCAGCCAGCAGTAGGTTACGTAGGGTGTCGAGCAGCTGGACCCCGGCCAGCCGGGTGTGACTCGGCATCGCCTGTACCGACTGCACCAGCGAGCGCATCTCGGGCGGTGAGCTCGTGCGCTCGGCCACGACCATGCGCAGCGCCCCGGCCGCCTGGTTGGCGAACAGCATGAGCAGATCGAGTTCGCCCAGGGCGGAACGGTTGTCGGTTGCCGGGTCGAGCACCTCCAGCACCCCGAGCACCCGGCCGTGGTGCACCAGCGGGGCCGCCATCAGGGCCTTCGGCACGTACTCGGTGGACTCGGCCAGCTCACGATCGAAAGGCCCGCCGCCGGAGTCCAGGTCGTTCATCACCATGGGCTCGGCGGACATCGCCACCCAGCCCGCGATGCCCCGGTCGGCGGGAAAGCGGCGGCCGATCAGGAACTGCTCGCCCTGGCCGGAGACGGCCTGGAACACCAGTTCCCCGGCGGCCTCGTCGAGCAGGAACACCGAGCTCGCCTGGGCCCCGAAGATGGCCCGGGCGACCTCGACCACGGACTGGAGGAACTCGAGGGCATCGTGATCGGGCGCTTCGGCACCGGAAGCGGGCGGGGTCGCGGTGGTCATGTCACTCCTGTCGGTCGTGATCGGGAGAGGGTTCGGTGTGCACGTTGGCGGAGATCCGGTAGAGCACGGACTTGAGCTGGAACATCGTCAGCTGCGGATGTTTGGCCAGCACCCGGGCCGCGAGCCCGGCCACCCGGGGTGCGGCGAAGCTGTTGCCGCTGGAGCGTTTCGTGCCTCCGTTCAGCCAGGCCACCTCGACGTCCTGGCCCTGCGCGAAGAACTCGACCGGCGGAACCGGGTTGTAGAGAAAGAGGTTGGGGTCGGCGCGGCGGTGGCTGCCCACCGACAGCACGGACGAGAACCGCCAGGGAAAGCTCTCGACCGGGGTGTTGTGCGCCGACGCGACGATCGCGGTACCGCCGAAGAAGGCGGTGTCGGCGAGCTCCCGCAGCTGGGGTGCGAATTGCAGGCGGGTGGTCGAGAGGCTGAGGTTGATCACGTCGAATCCCTGCTGCACGGCCCAGGTCAGACCGGCCAGCAGCACCTCACCGGTGCCCGAGAACTTGCCACCGAGTACCTGCACGCTGGTCAGCTCGCAGTCCGGGGCCTGCTCGCGCACGATGCCGGCGCAGGCCGTGCCGTGCCCGCAGGTGTCTCCCCCGGCGCTGGGCACCACCTGGCACCCGTCCTCGTCCTTGACCACCACGAACGAACCGGCCAGCGGCCCGACCCGGGGGTGATCAGGTTCCACGCCGCTGTCGACCACGCAGACCCGCACGCCCC from Kineosporia sp. NBRC 101731 carries:
- the aztD gene encoding zinc metallochaperone AztD: MTPLRPDRLAGLAALAGVSLLVTACASGGSVLQAAAPQPSSTNTEGRVAVSYEGGLAVLDATTLEVVTTFDAEEFTRLNAAGDGQHVVVTTSDGFQLLDTLTPELTSLKYAATTPGHVVRHAGRTVLFDDGTGKTSIIETADLAKATDVLPPAQTYTSEAAHHGVSIVLENGTLLTTVGDEATRTGAVALTSAGDQWDEIASNSQCPGIHGEGTAADEAVIFGCENGALLFKDGKFQKFTAPDTYGRMGNAYVSGTSPIVVGDYKDDPDAEGYLLNAVTLIDTAKSEYEVVRLPQNVQYTFRDVARGPDDLAYILSTDGSIHVLDPETGKLVNEFPVVDAWEGPVEWQDAHPAIIANGDIAYVTEPAKKAVHAVDLKTGEKTASVTLDQTPNEIAAALGTD
- a CDS encoding GNAT family N-acetyltransferase; translated protein: MITVATPAHRAHIVRTLVAAFEADPVLRMLFPAPEEYPPGARAFFGHLFDKRVSRGSIWMAGDALSVAVWEPPNTPATGSLDLPGPAAARMRAYDEAVHAALPSTPFWYLGVLGTHPDHRGKGYGRAVMRAGLERAAAEKLPAYLETSTAQNVTMYERAGWKVAAKLTEPVPTWVMMQ
- a CDS encoding BTAD domain-containing putative transcriptional regulator, translated to MRSTNVSTSDVFTASVRFRVLGPLEVDVDGVTVPLGAVKQQLALAVLLSRANAVTSMDLLVDSLWADAPPRTARKNLQVYVAGIRKLLGSADDHRIRFGIGGYRLKAEAAELDALQFTTLVAAGRRAAVEEGPAAAAGLLRSALDLWRGPVLEGLTTVPVLAEYAEQLDRLFPAAFEDWADAELADGNAAKVVDEICTTAARYAFRERLRGLQMRALGHCERQGEALAVFDELRQSLARELGLQPGAALQQLYRRVLDGDPVDDAAAWSVRTPRRVPPPLALPPDLPDFVGRDAETDDLTGVLTGGGDPIALVRGPVGAGKTAVAVHVAHRLADRFPHGRIMVRLRFDDGSPRPPVSVLSEVLRRVGAELPPRAAGPLDTIEALGQAWQDWARKRRVLLVVDGAGLLAPPPPGLLPVSGPGAALVTGRPWGGQAASAVPIELAPLTVAEAVELITALIGASRVAADRPAAQRLVIAAGLWPAAVRAAGLKLRRLRHLPLAEFADRLGETGRLLPELSGSEADLGRLVEADLTDLGAPERAALHQLGHLPAGSFSLTEAAGLLDTDPATALHLLEALIEHDLITPPTAEVSAHAVRYEIPFLIASFVRSRTDPGLLSSSTSQQ
- a CDS encoding GAF domain-containing protein encodes the protein MTTATPPASGAEAPDHDALEFLQSVVEVARAIFGAQASSVFLLDEAAGELVFQAVSGQGEQFLIGRRFPADRGIAGWVAMSAEPMVMNDLDSGGGPFDRELAESTEYVPKALMAAPLVHHGRVLGVLEVLDPATDNRSALGELDLLMLFANQAAGALRMVVAERTSSPPEMRSLVQSVQAMPSHTRLAGVQLLDTLRNLLLAG
- a CDS encoding S8 family serine peptidase, giving the protein MTAGLPVRAAPDDRPKLTWGLREHDPDALRVRAGGLAALTPDWAWSGSTGRGVRVCVVDSGVEPDHPRVGPLAGSFVVVKDEDGCQVVPSAGGDTCGHGTACAGIVREQAPDCELTSVQVLGGKFSGTGEVLLAGLTWAVQQGFDVINLSLSTTRLQFAPQLRELADTAFFGGTAIVASAHNTPVESFPWRFSSVLSVGSHRRADPNLFLYNPVPPVEFFAQGQDVEVAWLNGGTKRSSGNSFAAPRVAGLAARVLAKHPQLTMFQLKSVLYRISANVHTEPSPDHDRQE